A genomic region of Azoarcus sp. KH32C contains the following coding sequences:
- a CDS encoding acyl-CoA dehydrogenase family protein: MSIHSMQFELTADQRGIYDQAFRFAQKELAPLLARMDDEDWCPPQLMKLLGENGYFGITAPEEYGGSGMDLFSAGMVAEAFGYWNHNASFVWGPHENLCLNNILRNGNAEQKQRYLPKLCSGEWVGALALTEPGAGSDAMGSMRTTARREGDHYVLNGRKMFISNGPIADVILVYAKTNPEAGAKGISAFIVEKGMPGYSVAQKLVKMGWRGCPTGELVFDECRVPVANLIGGENAGVAVVMSGLDIERAFLSMPFLGTAQRCLDLSIDYANTRQQFNRTIGSFQLVQGMLADMYAEIEASRAIAYRALMACNDLETGGGGRGDIHKLCAASILTVSQMALSVADKAVQIHGGNGFIWETEVNRAYRNVKIGTIGGGTNEIRRVIIAEELLRAAR; this comes from the coding sequence GTGAGCATCCATTCAATGCAGTTCGAACTGACCGCGGACCAGCGCGGGATCTACGACCAGGCGTTCCGCTTTGCACAGAAGGAACTGGCGCCTTTGTTGGCGCGGATGGACGACGAGGACTGGTGTCCGCCGCAATTGATGAAACTGCTCGGAGAGAACGGCTATTTCGGCATCACTGCTCCGGAAGAGTATGGCGGCTCGGGCATGGACCTCTTTTCCGCGGGCATGGTCGCCGAGGCATTCGGCTATTGGAACCACAATGCCAGCTTCGTGTGGGGACCGCATGAAAACCTCTGCCTCAACAACATCCTGCGCAACGGCAATGCCGAGCAGAAGCAGCGCTATCTCCCCAAGCTGTGTTCCGGCGAGTGGGTGGGGGCGCTGGCACTGACCGAGCCGGGAGCCGGTTCGGATGCCATGGGCAGCATGCGGACGACGGCACGCAGGGAGGGCGACCATTACGTGCTCAACGGCCGCAAGATGTTCATCTCCAACGGCCCGATCGCGGACGTGATCCTCGTCTACGCCAAGACCAATCCGGAAGCGGGTGCGAAGGGGATTTCCGCCTTCATCGTGGAAAAGGGCATGCCGGGTTACTCGGTCGCGCAGAAGCTCGTCAAGATGGGCTGGCGCGGCTGCCCGACCGGCGAGCTGGTCTTCGACGAGTGCCGGGTTCCGGTGGCGAACCTGATCGGCGGCGAAAACGCAGGCGTGGCGGTGGTGATGAGCGGGCTGGACATCGAACGCGCCTTCCTCTCGATGCCCTTTCTCGGCACGGCCCAGCGCTGTCTGGATCTCTCCATCGACTACGCCAATACGCGTCAGCAGTTCAACAGAACGATCGGCAGCTTCCAGCTGGTGCAGGGGATGCTGGCCGACATGTACGCCGAAATCGAAGCGTCGCGCGCCATCGCCTATCGTGCACTGATGGCGTGCAACGATCTCGAAACGGGCGGCGGCGGCCGGGGCGACATCCACAAACTTTGCGCCGCCTCGATCCTGACCGTCAGCCAGATGGCCCTGAGCGTGGCCGACAAGGCGGTGCAGATCCACGGCGGCAACGGCTTCATCTGGGAGACCGAAGTCAATCGTGCATACCGAAACGTCAAGATCGGAACGATCGGCGGCGGGACCAACGAGATCCGTCGCGTCATCATCGCCGAAGAACTCTTGCGCGCTGCGCGCTGA
- a CDS encoding acyl-CoA carboxylase subunit beta, whose product MRRIESRVNTRSESYKANRDHNLRVRDEFRAKLHEVRSERPERDIKRLRDQGKLLVRERVDLLLDPGTPFLELSALAANLADYDAHIKGAGMVTGIGVVNGREVMVVANDSSIKGGAVYPLGAKKTIRALKVALENRIPVVHLVDSAGAYLPMQMDIFHEGGHLFYNLCRLSAAGVEQVAVALGHCTAGGAYVPTLSDYSIMVRGTSGVFLGGPPLVKAATGEDIGAAELGGADVHTRISGTADYAVDSEAQGIAMAREIVGTLRRRDKQAVDMREPEAPYYDPEELYGIIPDDIKKQFEMREVIARLVDGSLFHEYKPDYGTTLVCGYAYLWGYKIGILANNGVLFSEAAEKATNFMELCDRDGVPVLFLHNITGFMIGRDYEHRGITKDGAKMIMVQSNLRVPKFSVLCHASFGAGNYGMAGRGYEPRFLFAWPHSQCATMGAEQAAKTLSQIKIAALAREGKKLEPEAIKAIHDQIHDDYTRSNSVYYQTSELRDDGVLDMVDTRNALGIALSASLNAPFAERRQGVLRI is encoded by the coding sequence ATGCGCCGCATCGAATCCCGGGTGAATACCCGTTCCGAGAGCTACAAGGCCAACCGCGACCACAACCTGCGCGTGCGTGACGAGTTTCGAGCGAAGCTGCATGAGGTGCGCTCCGAACGTCCCGAGCGCGACATCAAGCGGCTGCGCGATCAGGGCAAGCTGCTGGTGCGCGAGCGGGTCGATCTGCTCCTGGATCCCGGCACGCCTTTCCTCGAGCTGTCCGCGCTCGCCGCCAACCTCGCCGACTACGACGCCCACATCAAGGGCGCCGGGATGGTGACCGGCATCGGGGTCGTCAATGGCCGGGAGGTCATGGTGGTGGCCAACGACTCGAGCATCAAGGGCGGTGCGGTGTACCCGCTCGGTGCAAAGAAGACCATCCGCGCGCTGAAGGTTGCGCTGGAAAACCGCATCCCGGTGGTGCATCTGGTGGATAGCGCCGGTGCCTATCTGCCGATGCAGATGGATATCTTCCACGAGGGCGGCCATCTTTTCTACAACCTGTGCCGGCTCTCGGCGGCGGGCGTGGAGCAGGTCGCGGTGGCGCTCGGTCACTGCACCGCGGGCGGTGCCTATGTCCCGACGTTGTCGGATTACTCGATCATGGTGCGCGGCACGAGCGGAGTCTTCCTCGGGGGGCCGCCGCTGGTGAAAGCGGCCACCGGCGAGGACATCGGGGCGGCCGAATTGGGGGGCGCCGACGTGCACACGCGCATTTCGGGTACCGCCGACTATGCCGTCGATTCCGAGGCCCAGGGCATCGCGATGGCGCGTGAGATCGTCGGGACGCTGCGCCGCCGCGACAAGCAAGCGGTCGACATGCGCGAACCCGAGGCGCCGTATTACGACCCCGAAGAGCTCTACGGCATCATTCCGGACGACATCAAGAAGCAGTTCGAGATGCGCGAGGTGATCGCCCGCCTGGTGGATGGCAGCCTGTTCCACGAATACAAGCCCGATTACGGTACCACCCTGGTCTGCGGCTATGCCTACCTGTGGGGCTACAAGATCGGCATCCTCGCCAACAATGGCGTGCTGTTCAGCGAGGCCGCCGAGAAGGCGACCAACTTCATGGAGCTGTGCGACCGCGACGGCGTGCCGGTGCTGTTCCTGCACAACATCACCGGCTTCATGATCGGGCGCGATTACGAGCATCGCGGCATCACCAAGGACGGCGCGAAGATGATCATGGTGCAGAGCAATCTTCGCGTGCCCAAGTTCAGCGTGCTGTGCCACGCCTCGTTCGGCGCCGGCAATTACGGCATGGCAGGACGGGGTTACGAGCCGCGTTTCCTCTTTGCCTGGCCTCATTCCCAATGCGCGACGATGGGCGCGGAGCAGGCGGCGAAGACGCTGTCGCAAATCAAGATTGCTGCGCTGGCTCGTGAAGGGAAAAAGCTCGAGCCGGAAGCCATCAAAGCCATCCACGACCAGATCCACGACGACTACACGCGCAGCAACAGCGTCTATTACCAGACGTCCGAACTGCGCGACGACGGCGTGCTCGACATGGTCGATACGCGCAACGCCCTGGGCATCGCCTTGTCGGCTTCGCTCAATGCGCCCTTCGCCGAACGCCGGCAGGGCGTACTTCGGATCTGA
- a CDS encoding SDR family oxidoreductase, producing MDIKFDFSGRHVFVFGGTTGINLGIAKAFARSGARVCVASRKQENVDAAVEALRQFGGEVLGVTADVRDFDAVGRALALAHERFGPIDVLVSGAAGNFLAEANDLSSNAFKVVVDIDLNGTFHVMRQAFQYLARPGASVINITAPQSMIPMRFQSHVCAAKAGVDQLTRVLAIEWGAAGVRVNAISPGPIAGTEGMRRLAPQGEEGDAMVNSAVPLGRMGTPEDIAQLAMFLASSAASYVSGAIVPCDGGGASESIKSMVEAAAQEMKPRTA from the coding sequence ATGGACATCAAATTCGATTTTTCCGGTCGCCACGTATTCGTTTTCGGTGGCACCACGGGGATCAACCTTGGTATCGCCAAGGCCTTCGCACGCAGCGGTGCACGCGTATGCGTGGCCAGCCGCAAGCAGGAGAACGTGGACGCAGCCGTCGAAGCGCTGCGGCAGTTTGGAGGTGAGGTGCTGGGCGTCACGGCCGACGTGCGCGATTTCGATGCGGTCGGCCGGGCGCTGGCGCTGGCCCATGAGCGCTTCGGCCCGATCGACGTGCTGGTTTCCGGCGCGGCGGGAAATTTCCTGGCGGAGGCCAACGACCTCTCCTCGAATGCTTTCAAGGTCGTCGTCGACATCGACCTGAACGGCACCTTTCATGTCATGCGCCAGGCATTTCAGTACCTCGCCCGGCCAGGGGCTTCGGTGATCAATATCACGGCGCCGCAGTCCATGATCCCGATGCGCTTCCAGTCTCACGTCTGCGCGGCCAAGGCCGGCGTCGACCAACTGACCCGCGTGCTGGCGATCGAGTGGGGCGCGGCGGGCGTGCGGGTCAACGCCATCTCTCCCGGGCCGATCGCCGGTACGGAAGGCATGCGCCGCCTGGCGCCTCAAGGGGAAGAAGGCGATGCGATGGTCAACAGCGCGGTGCCGCTCGGTCGTATGGGTACGCCTGAAGACATCGCTCAACTTGCCATGTTCCTCGCGTCGTCGGCAGCGTCCTACGTGTCCGGCGCAATTGTCCCCTGCGACGGTGGCGGCGCATCCGAGAGCATCAAGTCGATGGTCGAGGCCGCGGCGCAAGAGATGAAGCCCCGGACTGCTTGA
- a CDS encoding acyclic terpene utilization AtuA family protein, with protein MKPRKDTIAIGCSSGFWGDSSYAAAQLVRSGRIDYLVSDYLAEITMSLLARARAKNPAGGYPPDFVESLVPLLPEIRARGIRVVSNAGGVNPRACREALVAAADKVGIPLRVAVVEGDDLMPRAEAIQAMAPREMFTGEPLPSQLLSCNAYLGARAIALALDAGADVVLTGRCVDSAVTLGILMHEFGWRDGDYDLLAAGSLAGHVIECGPQCTGGIFTDWADVPGWEDMGYPIVECSADGSFVVTKPEGTGGLVSTATVAEQIVYEIGDPANYILPDVVCDFTEVKLEQVGENRVRVSNTRGHAPTPSYKVSATWSDGWRVIATMMVAGRDAAAKARRMGAAIIDRTRKLNQAAGRGDYRETSIEVIGAEDTYGAAGRFADCAREVVLKMGLRHGDKAALELFAKEMTQAGVAMAQGTTGLFGGRPTPSPVVRLFSFLIDKAEAPVTVDVGGETQSVDVPRGTKLVPRSAPEGAVEGTKLSASGDTLEVPLIALAWGRSGDKGNDSNIGIIARRPEFLPVLRRELSAERVAAFFAHYLTGEVRRWELPGIHALNFLLAGALGGGGIASLRYDPQGKSWAQMLMDLPIRVPAQWCASGGLLDSTAASA; from the coding sequence ATGAAGCCGCGCAAGGACACGATTGCCATCGGCTGCTCATCCGGCTTTTGGGGCGACAGCAGCTACGCCGCCGCGCAATTGGTGAGGAGCGGCAGGATCGACTATCTGGTCTCCGACTATCTCGCCGAGATCACGATGTCGCTGCTCGCCCGCGCCAGGGCGAAGAATCCGGCCGGTGGATATCCGCCGGATTTTGTGGAGTCCCTCGTCCCCTTGCTGCCCGAAATTCGGGCGCGCGGCATCCGCGTGGTTTCCAACGCAGGGGGTGTAAACCCGCGCGCCTGCCGCGAGGCGCTCGTGGCCGCCGCCGACAAGGTCGGCATTCCCCTCCGTGTGGCGGTGGTGGAGGGCGACGACCTCATGCCGAGGGCGGAAGCGATTCAGGCTATGGCGCCGCGGGAGATGTTTACCGGCGAGCCTTTGCCGTCTCAACTGCTCAGTTGCAATGCCTACCTGGGTGCGCGCGCCATCGCGCTCGCCCTCGATGCCGGGGCCGACGTCGTGCTGACCGGCCGCTGTGTCGATTCGGCGGTGACCTTGGGCATTCTCATGCACGAGTTCGGTTGGCGCGACGGCGACTACGACCTGCTTGCCGCCGGCAGCCTCGCCGGACACGTGATCGAATGCGGGCCGCAGTGCACCGGCGGCATCTTCACCGACTGGGCCGACGTGCCGGGCTGGGAGGACATGGGCTACCCGATCGTCGAATGCTCTGCGGACGGCAGCTTCGTCGTGACCAAGCCGGAGGGCACCGGCGGGCTGGTGTCGACGGCAACGGTCGCCGAGCAGATCGTCTATGAGATCGGCGATCCGGCCAACTACATCCTGCCCGACGTGGTTTGCGACTTCACCGAGGTGAAGCTTGAGCAAGTTGGCGAGAATCGGGTGCGGGTCAGTAATACCCGCGGCCACGCGCCGACGCCCAGCTACAAGGTGAGCGCGACCTGGAGCGACGGCTGGCGGGTGATCGCCACCATGATGGTGGCCGGCCGCGATGCTGCCGCCAAGGCGCGGCGCATGGGCGCTGCCATCATCGACCGTACCCGCAAGCTCAATCAGGCGGCAGGTCGTGGCGACTACCGTGAGACCTCCATCGAGGTCATCGGCGCGGAAGATACCTACGGCGCTGCAGGCCGTTTCGCCGACTGCGCACGCGAGGTGGTCCTGAAGATGGGCTTGCGCCATGGCGACAAGGCGGCGCTCGAGCTGTTCGCGAAGGAAATGACCCAGGCGGGCGTGGCCATGGCCCAGGGCACGACGGGTCTCTTCGGCGGTCGGCCCACGCCGTCACCCGTTGTGCGGCTGTTTTCCTTCCTGATCGACAAGGCCGAGGCGCCGGTGACGGTGGACGTGGGCGGAGAGACCCAGTCCGTCGATGTGCCTCGCGGCACGAAGCTGGTGCCCCGCAGCGCGCCTGAGGGTGCCGTCGAGGGCACGAAACTGAGCGCTTCCGGCGACACGCTCGAGGTTCCGCTGATCGCCCTGGCCTGGGGACGCAGCGGCGACAAGGGCAACGATTCGAACATCGGCATCATTGCCCGGCGTCCCGAATTCCTGCCGGTGCTGCGCCGCGAGCTTTCCGCGGAGCGCGTGGCGGCTTTCTTTGCCCACTACCTCACCGGGGAGGTGCGGCGCTGGGAGTTGCCGGGGATTCATGCGCTGAACTTCCTGCTCGCGGGGGCGCTGGGCGGCGGCGGTATCGCCTCCCTGCGCTACGACCCGCAAGGCAAGAGCTGGGCGCAAATGCTGATGGACTTGCCGATCCGGGTGCCGGCGCAGTGGTGCGCCTCCGGAGGCTTGCTCGACAGCACGGCGGCTTCGGCCTGA
- a CDS encoding class I adenylate-forming enzyme family protein — translation MIDIQKSAEARRIGRIALGDIVHRSAQRAGARIAVIDGDERLTHAELDARSSQFAHFLCAALPKGGQVATLCENSAELVVAINGIHKAGAVWVPVNIKLDVAQIGYILRHAEVVGIVVDEEVCLEPKMAALLTELGLPVVVTRATGKTSVSTMTFSDALHGRPDHLPEVDIDADQPALIMYTSGTTGNPKGVVHSHGSVHHALIANIATFGYSHADVVTCMLPLFHCGQHNAGAAALAAGASLVIARGFNAGNLIADIVERRVSVIVGLPMMYGAVLAHPSARTADFSSLRLCVYAMAPMSQELVAAISQTMCPNLMLATGQTEIYPVTMSYRPSLNDGRNANYWGVSSSIVETAVMDDEGNLLPPGKVGEIVHRGPNVMLGYFKDPEATAAAQKFGWHHTGDIGKFDDGGQLQFLDRKKDMIKTGGENVASIKVESAILGHAAVASVAVLGLPHPHWSEAICAVVVLKPDMPCGEAELDAWCRERLGKFEVPKAIRFVEQLPVTATGKIRKQVLRSQFEGLFLG, via the coding sequence GTGATCGATATTCAGAAGAGCGCGGAGGCCAGGCGCATCGGCCGAATCGCCCTGGGGGACATCGTGCATCGCAGTGCGCAACGCGCCGGTGCGCGCATTGCGGTGATCGATGGCGACGAGCGCCTGACCCACGCCGAACTCGATGCGCGCAGTTCGCAGTTCGCCCATTTCCTCTGCGCGGCCTTGCCGAAAGGTGGTCAAGTCGCGACCCTTTGCGAAAATTCGGCCGAATTGGTGGTTGCCATCAACGGCATCCACAAGGCGGGCGCCGTATGGGTCCCGGTCAACATCAAGCTGGATGTGGCGCAAATCGGCTACATCCTTCGCCATGCGGAAGTCGTCGGCATCGTCGTGGACGAGGAGGTTTGCCTCGAGCCGAAGATGGCTGCGCTATTGACCGAGCTCGGCCTGCCGGTCGTCGTCACACGCGCTACCGGCAAGACCTCCGTCTCGACAATGACGTTTTCCGATGCGCTCCACGGCAGGCCCGACCACCTGCCGGAGGTGGACATCGATGCCGACCAGCCAGCGCTGATCATGTACACCAGCGGCACCACGGGGAATCCCAAGGGCGTCGTTCACTCCCACGGCTCGGTGCACCATGCCCTGATCGCCAACATTGCGACCTTCGGCTACAGCCACGCGGACGTTGTCACCTGCATGTTGCCGCTGTTCCATTGCGGCCAGCATAACGCCGGTGCTGCCGCCCTGGCGGCAGGGGCGAGCCTCGTCATCGCAAGAGGCTTCAACGCCGGGAACCTTATCGCCGACATTGTCGAGCGGCGCGTTTCTGTGATCGTCGGACTTCCGATGATGTACGGGGCGGTCCTGGCCCACCCGTCGGCCCGGACTGCGGACTTCTCGTCGCTTCGCTTGTGCGTCTATGCGATGGCGCCGATGTCACAAGAGCTCGTTGCTGCGATCAGCCAGACAATGTGTCCGAACCTGATGCTTGCCACCGGGCAGACGGAGATCTACCCGGTCACGATGTCCTATCGACCGTCCCTGAATGACGGGCGGAATGCCAATTATTGGGGCGTTTCGTCGTCGATCGTGGAGACCGCCGTCATGGATGACGAGGGGAATCTGCTGCCGCCCGGCAAGGTCGGCGAGATCGTACATCGTGGTCCGAATGTGATGCTCGGCTACTTCAAGGATCCCGAGGCAACCGCCGCGGCTCAGAAGTTCGGCTGGCATCATACCGGCGACATCGGCAAGTTCGATGACGGCGGCCAACTTCAGTTTCTCGATCGCAAGAAGGACATGATCAAGACTGGCGGTGAGAACGTGGCGAGCATCAAGGTCGAATCGGCGATCCTGGGTCACGCGGCCGTCGCGAGTGTTGCGGTGCTGGGCCTGCCACATCCGCACTGGAGCGAGGCGATCTGCGCCGTGGTCGTGCTGAAGCCGGACATGCCGTGCGGCGAAGCGGAGCTGGACGCCTGGTGTCGAGAGCGCTTAGGAAAGTTCGAGGTGCCGAAGGCCATTCGCTTCGTCGAGCAATTGCCGGTCACTGCCACCGGCAAGATACGCAAGCAGGTCCTTCGCAGTCAGTTTGAAGGTCTATTTCTTGGCTGA
- a CDS encoding enoyl-CoA hydratase-related protein — MSEVLLIERRGAALWLTLNRPEAHNAINRALTDALVDAFELAASDELVRVVVLTAGGDKTFCAGADLKDAAGASTFSAAGGENPLVRVFRAMRACRKPIVGRIVGSALGGGLGLVAACDLAYCADDVRFGTPEVKVGVFPMMISAYLMRQLPRRRYWEMAFLGDPLTAAEAQQCGLVNRAIPRADLDAQLGVVVDKLLRNAPTALRMGKQALDVMQDMSFDQTLVYADLMIEKLAATEEAREGRAAFAEKRAPRWAEGVAQ, encoded by the coding sequence GTGTCTGAAGTCCTACTCATCGAGCGCCGGGGCGCTGCTCTGTGGCTCACCCTCAATCGTCCCGAAGCGCACAACGCGATCAACCGGGCGCTGACCGACGCCCTGGTCGATGCCTTCGAACTGGCCGCGAGCGACGAGCTCGTGCGGGTCGTCGTCCTGACGGCCGGCGGCGACAAGACCTTCTGTGCCGGTGCGGACCTCAAGGACGCCGCCGGCGCCAGCACCTTCTCGGCGGCCGGCGGCGAAAACCCGTTGGTGCGCGTCTTTCGCGCGATGCGCGCCTGCCGCAAGCCCATCGTCGGTCGTATTGTCGGCTCTGCACTCGGCGGCGGCTTGGGCCTGGTCGCCGCTTGCGACCTTGCGTACTGCGCGGACGACGTGCGCTTCGGAACGCCCGAAGTGAAGGTCGGTGTGTTTCCGATGATGATTTCGGCGTATCTGATGCGCCAGCTCCCGCGCCGGCGCTATTGGGAGATGGCCTTCCTTGGCGATCCGCTGACCGCTGCCGAAGCGCAGCAATGCGGATTGGTCAATCGCGCGATACCGAGGGCGGACCTGGATGCCCAACTCGGCGTGGTGGTCGACAAGCTGTTGCGCAATGCGCCGACGGCTCTGCGAATGGGTAAGCAGGCGCTGGACGTGATGCAGGACATGTCGTTCGATCAGACGCTCGTCTATGCGGATCTGATGATCGAAAAGCTTGCCGCCACCGAGGAGGCCCGCGAGGGGCGGGCGGCATTCGCGGAAAAGCGCGCGCCGCGCTGGGCAGAAGGGGTGGCGCAATGA
- a CDS encoding biotin/lipoyl-containing protein — MSLTAEVAGVGNSEVELVRDASVARIQIDGVPYRVASSLQTDGSHEVVLDDRKYSVRVVQRGDKALVHAFGRAWTVVLHDPVRDASAAADASDACIAPMPGTVVELRVAAGDAVAAGQVLMVIESMKMQMNLEAARDGVVAEINCARGEVFDRDAVLIRLAPKED, encoded by the coding sequence ATGAGCCTTACCGCCGAAGTTGCAGGAGTCGGCAACAGCGAGGTCGAACTCGTGCGTGATGCGTCGGTTGCCCGCATTCAAATCGACGGTGTCCCGTACCGCGTGGCGTCGAGCCTACAGACCGATGGAAGTCATGAAGTCGTTCTGGATGACCGGAAGTATTCAGTTCGTGTCGTTCAGCGAGGCGACAAGGCGCTGGTGCATGCCTTCGGCCGTGCCTGGACCGTTGTTCTGCACGATCCGGTGCGTGACGCGTCGGCAGCGGCAGACGCCAGCGATGCATGCATTGCGCCCATGCCGGGCACCGTCGTCGAGCTGCGGGTCGCAGCAGGCGACGCCGTGGCGGCGGGACAGGTCCTGATGGTGATCGAGAGCATGAAGATGCAGATGAATCTGGAAGCGGCACGGGATGGGGTGGTGGCCGAAATCAACTGTGCCCGGGGCGAGGTCTTCGACCGCGACGCGGTACTGATCCGTTTGGCGCCCAAGGAGGACTGA
- a CDS encoding enoyl-CoA hydratase/isomerase family protein: protein MTIRVARAGHILELRLGESGRRNVMNEAWFDALEEHLHEAQTDGDVRAVLLYSEADGFCAGGDLDAFREGPLPDGYLRSRFARLVARLVDFDKPIVAAVHGYAIGGGTTLLLHCDFVYAAEGTTFQMPFVRLGLVPEFGSSYLAPLYAGIRRATEMVLLGRSFDADLALRAGIVTAITPAQDVLAKARETARALADMPPRSMRESKRLLKAGHRAAIETALVMEGKALEAGYESRELQEAIAAFFEKRPADFSNFK, encoded by the coding sequence ATGACAATCCGGGTGGCACGGGCGGGCCATATTCTTGAGTTGCGTCTTGGCGAGTCGGGGCGGCGCAACGTGATGAACGAAGCGTGGTTCGATGCGCTCGAGGAACATCTGCACGAGGCGCAGACCGATGGCGATGTGCGCGCCGTGCTGCTGTACTCGGAGGCCGACGGGTTCTGCGCGGGTGGCGACCTCGATGCCTTCCGCGAAGGCCCGCTTCCCGACGGCTATCTGCGCTCGCGCTTTGCCCGCCTGGTAGCGCGGCTGGTGGATTTCGACAAGCCCATCGTGGCAGCCGTGCATGGCTACGCGATCGGTGGCGGCACCACGCTGCTCCTGCATTGCGACTTCGTGTACGCGGCGGAGGGAACCACGTTCCAGATGCCTTTCGTCCGGCTCGGCCTGGTGCCGGAGTTCGGCTCCAGCTACCTCGCGCCGCTTTATGCCGGGATACGCCGGGCCACCGAGATGGTGTTGCTCGGGCGCTCCTTCGATGCCGATCTGGCGCTGCGCGCCGGAATCGTGACTGCGATCACCCCTGCGCAAGACGTACTGGCCAAGGCGCGCGAGACGGCGCGAGCCCTCGCGGACATGCCGCCGCGCTCGATGAGGGAGAGCAAGCGCCTGCTGAAAGCGGGCCATCGCGCTGCCATCGAAACCGCACTGGTGATGGAGGGCAAGGCGCTCGAGGCGGGCTATGAGTCTCGCGAACTGCAGGAGGCGATCGCCGCCTTCTTCGAGAAGCGTCCAGCCGATTTTTCGAACTTCAAGTGA
- a CDS encoding acetyl/propionyl/methylcrotonyl-CoA carboxylase subunit alpha: MTSINTVLIANRGEIAARIIRTCHRLGKRAVIVYHDADRDSLPVQLADAAFRIDGPTPVAAYLSIDNILAACAALGADAVHPGFGFLSENAEFARRLEAAGVRFIGPGADAIAAMGDKIESKRLAQKAGVNTIPGFDGEIVDADQAYEVAREIGLPVIIKASAGGGGKGMRVIHYADKGACRAAFERTRAEALAAFGDARVFIEKYIERPRHIEIQILADQHGNVVHLGERECSIQRRHQKIIEEAPSSFVDGRLRQEMGSQAVALAEAVGYASAGTVEFVVDAKGGFYFLEMNTRIQVEHPVTEMITGLDLVAEQIRVAEGEALGYGQDDIKLNGHAIECRLCAEDSARDFMPATGRLECFDSPEMDGFRLDSGVREGDTIGSSFDSMLAKLIVHGTTREEAIAKMRAVLEEMAVLGVTTNATYLGRVLAHDAFAAGDTTTSFLEEHKAALEDLVPTPEQLAVVLSAALLTNRTLADARFTPPAICAAMGAWSNQ; the protein is encoded by the coding sequence ATGACCTCCATCAACACGGTCTTGATCGCCAACCGCGGCGAGATAGCGGCACGCATCATCCGCACCTGCCACCGGCTGGGTAAACGCGCGGTCATCGTCTATCACGATGCCGACCGCGACTCATTGCCCGTTCAGCTTGCCGATGCGGCCTTCCGCATCGACGGCCCGACCCCCGTCGCGGCTTATCTGTCGATCGACAACATCCTGGCCGCCTGCGCGGCGCTCGGCGCCGATGCGGTCCATCCGGGCTTCGGCTTTCTTTCGGAGAACGCCGAGTTCGCGCGTCGACTCGAAGCGGCCGGCGTGCGCTTCATCGGCCCGGGCGCCGACGCGATTGCAGCGATGGGCGACAAGATCGAGTCGAAGCGGCTCGCCCAGAAGGCCGGAGTGAACACCATCCCCGGTTTCGACGGCGAGATCGTCGATGCCGACCAGGCCTACGAAGTGGCCCGCGAGATCGGCCTGCCGGTCATCATCAAGGCGAGCGCCGGGGGCGGCGGTAAGGGCATGCGCGTCATCCATTACGCCGACAAGGGCGCCTGCCGTGCAGCGTTCGAGCGTACCCGTGCCGAGGCACTGGCGGCCTTTGGCGACGCGCGCGTCTTCATCGAGAAATACATCGAGCGCCCGCGCCATATCGAAATCCAGATCCTGGCGGACCAGCACGGCAATGTCGTGCATCTGGGCGAGCGCGAATGCTCGATCCAGCGCCGCCACCAGAAGATCATCGAGGAGGCGCCTTCGTCCTTCGTCGACGGTCGGCTGCGCCAGGAGATGGGCAGTCAGGCCGTGGCATTGGCCGAGGCCGTGGGCTATGCCTCCGCGGGCACCGTGGAGTTTGTCGTCGATGCGAAGGGCGGTTTCTACTTCCTCGAGATGAACACGCGGATCCAGGTCGAACACCCGGTCACCGAGATGATCACCGGCCTCGACCTCGTCGCGGAGCAGATCCGGGTCGCCGAAGGCGAAGCCCTCGGCTATGGGCAGGACGACATCAAGCTCAATGGCCACGCAATCGAATGCCGGCTCTGTGCCGAAGATTCCGCTCGCGACTTCATGCCGGCCACGGGGCGCCTCGAGTGTTTCGATTCGCCGGAGATGGACGGGTTTCGTCTCGACTCGGGGGTCAGGGAAGGGGACACGATCGGTTCGTCCTTCGATTCCATGCTGGCCAAGCTGATCGTCCATGGCACGACCCGCGAGGAAGCCATTGCCAAGATGCGCGCGGTGCTCGAAGAGATGGCGGTGTTGGGTGTAACCACCAACGCGACTTATCTCGGGCGGGTACTGGCCCACGATGCCTTTGCGGCGGGCGACACGACGACCAGTTTCCTCGAGGAGCACAAGGCAGCTCTCGAAGATCTCGTGCCGACACCCGAGCAGCTCGCGGTCGTGCTGTCGGCGGCGCTTCTTACCAATCGAACCCTGGCCGATGCGCGCTTCACCCCGCCGGCCATCTGCGCCGCCATGGGCGCCTGGAGCAATCAATGA